ATTTCACGAAAGccccttttttcttgcaCAACTCTTTCATCTTCCTGCTGTTCTCCTCGTTGCATAAAGCTGCTAGGAATATCCTATCACTCTTTGCACAgttacgcacacacatacccaTAAAAACAATCATCTAAAATGAGAGCTCTGTCGCTGCGAACAGGACTTGTCGCTCGTGCTTCTGCGGTGGCGTACACTAGTCAGCGCTGGTGCTCTGCTGACGCCAAGTCTGAGAAACGTgctgaggaggagaaagaagcACCATCGACTGGCACCGAGGAGGTCgtgtccgctgccgctgtcaaGCAGCTGGAGAAAGAGCTTGATGCGTCCAAGGCCAAGATTGAGGAACTCAAGAAGGAGATCCTGTACCGCGCAGCGGATGCTGAAAacgcgcgccgcatcggccgCGAGGACGTGGAGAAGGCAAAGCTTTACGGCATCAGCTCATTTGGCAAGGATATGCTGGAAGTTGCAGACACGCTTGAGAAGGGCGTCGAGGCGTTTTCTGCCTTTTCAGAGGCTGAGCTGAATGAAAACAAGATTCTGTGCTCCATTTTCACTGGCGTCAAGCTCTCGCACAAAGTTCTCCTCAAGAACCTCAGCAAACACGGCATTGAGAAGATGGGCGTCACGGTAGGTACAAAGTTCGACCCCAACCTGCATGATGCGCTTGTGAGCACTTCGGCCACTGAGACGGCTCCTGCCGACACAATCTCCAATGTTTTGAAGGATGGTTACACTCTCAAGAGCCGTGTTCTTCGTGCAGCTCAGGTCAGCGTTTCCCAACATCCGTAAAGTACAAAGCAGAGGTGAGCCGGCAACTTTTTTCGCCTGGATGGGTTGTTTTTCGTGCTGTTCAAAACGTCGTTTCTCCAGTGCCCAatgatgctgcgcagcgttTCTTTCTAGCCGCTAAAGGTTCACATTGCGTTGCCGCCCCCCAAGTGAGAGGATCTTGGAGCAGAAAGTGTTTTATTTCTTAGGCCGATATATTATATTGGGGGCTAACGCTTTAATAAGCTGGAGAGAAACaggacacgcacacggcagGCACTTTTTTTTTAAGTGCCGTGCGCTTCACATGTATTTGTGTGCTAGCGAGATGATGAGCGATTCTAAAAATAAAACAGAGGATTTGAAGTGAGTTGCTGCGACGAGCAATAGACTGCTCTTCCCATTCAGCTAGCAAGCATCGAGGATACGGCCCAGCCTACGCGGACCTAATGAACTTgtcgcttttccttttgaTCCTGATTTTCTTGCTAGTCACATATTTTATTAGTACTTTTGATCTTCTGCGGTGTATCTGAAGACCCGAAACGCGAGCCCGAGTAAGTGCGGAGGTAAAGGCGAACAAATGCAGTTTCGAAAACTGTACTTGAACGCATGTATTGAGTAGCAAAACAAGAAATGAGAAGCCGCGTCTTGGCTCGGTTTTTGTCTGTGTTTTCACTATGGCAGCGAGATTCGACCACAGGGTAAGGCTTCATGACATCCTGGTGCGGTACTCGCGTGGTTCTGTTTGCACTCTCACTTCCATTTCCCTTGTGTGTggcttcctctttttttttttcgcttcaGAAAAAACCCCTAAAGACCTGCACGAGAGAATGTACAGACGAGTCGGCGCAAACGTggcgcctctcctctgctcACATTGCGTAGCACAAAGGAAATGCTGTACAGAAGAAAACACCGCTGGCTTGTCTGTTGCGGAGCTCAAGGGCAAGTACGAAGTCTTGAGAGCAGAACTTTGCGACAGCAAAAGGCAGATTCAGAAACTTCGATCGGAGAACCTGTACGCTGCTGCTTCATGTGAAAACATTCGGAAGACTACGCAGGAGCAATCAAAGCAGGCGCATAATGACGCAGTCAGATCTTTTGCACGCGATATGCTGGATGTTTGCGATGCCCTGCAAGTGGTCACAAAAAAAGCAGTGAAGTACACGCAGAGAAATTCTTCCATACCTAAAAGCGAGGCTGCGGTCCTCGCTGGTGTGATGCTGACAGAGGAAGTTGCGCTGAAGGTTCTGAAGCGGTATGGAGTGACGCAAATGCACACCGAGGTCGGCGCCACCTTTGACgaggaaaaggaagagaagctCTTTACAGTTCCATCTACACCTTCTCTTAAAGAAGGCAGTGTTGCCGAGATTGTCAAAAACGGATACGACATGAACGGGTCAGTTTTGCGACGTGCTCAAGTTGGGCTGAGTGAGGACCCCTAAGGGTGCATTACGCGCGGCAGTGCAAGAGGACATCTTTTCCTTGCCTGATCCACTTTGCTACTGGGGCCCATATTACCATCACACTCCATTATCTAAAAAAGCCAAGAAAGCAataacaacaacaaaaaacagCGTTTACGCCGGCACTGACTTTTCTTTCTTACTTTTGCCTTCTGCAGTGCTTTGTGTCAGATGTTTGTTTTCGCTGCTGTTTGCTCGTGAAACActctcatctctctctctcaacTTTCTCTTCAAAATACTGCGACTAAGCTGAAAGTTGCGACATACGACCTCCGTGAGGATGCTTCGCCGTTGTGCGTCTGCCGTCGCGCCAGCAGGGCACATTCCctgccctgccgccgcggtgtcTGGGGTGCAAAAGCGGTTTTTGAAAATTGCCAAGTCTACTTTCGGCTTCTACCTAGCTCGGAGGGGACAGCGTAAGTTTCCGTTCCACCGTAGGCCGCACATCAAGAACACTCAGGCAATGAACCTGAACGCTCCGTACTTTTGGAGTTAT
Above is a window of Leishmania donovani BPK282A1 complete genome, chromosome 30 DNA encoding:
- a CDS encoding co-chaperone GrpE, putative, which codes for MRALSLRTGLVARASAVAYTSQRWCSADAKSEKRAEEEKEAPSTGTEEVVSAAAVKQLEKELDASKAKIEELKKEILYRAADAENARRIGREDVEKAKLYGISSFGKDMLEVADTLEKGVEAFSAFSEAELNENKILCSIFTGVKLSHKVLLKNLSKHGIEKMGVTVGTKFDPNLHDALVSTSATETAPADTISNVLKDGYTLKSRVLRAAQVSVSQHP
- a CDS encoding co-chaperone, GrpE, putative, producing MYRRVGANVAPLLCSHCVAQRKCCTEENTAGLSVAELKGKYEVLRAELCDSKRQIQKLRSENLYAAASCENIRKTTQEQSKQAHNDAVRSFARDMLDVCDALQVVTKKAVKYTQRNSSIPKSEAAVLAGVMLTEEVALKVLKRYGVTQMHTEVGATFDEEKEEKLFTVPSTPSLKEGSVAEIVKNGYDMNGSVLRRAQVGLSEDP